tatgtagcaccgacacgccaaacccctcggcgtgtcggtgtcggacacacGTCGGACTCGGACACGCGTCCGATACGCTCCGACACGCGTTCGACACGCGTTGACGGTCCGACACGTAGTCAATGCCGGCGACACGCCgggggacacgcgagtcggtgaggaaAGAGGGAGGGGAAAAGCGGATCCGAAGGGCGTAGAACGGTGGGGGAAGGGGGAAGAGCGTttcgggccatgagagagatgagagagggaGCCGGTGACGCGAGCGCCCAAGCGCAGAACGGCCTTCGTGTGCGCCTGGAGCGgagagagcgaacgagccggAAGACAGAGCGAGTAGCAAAAATCATGGTGGTCGACGGGGTTGGTttcgcgagacagagaggacCGACGAGAGAGAGGGGGTGAGATTTTTTCAAGAAGTGAAGAGACGAGAGGGGGGGCAAcagagaggagaaagagaggttTTCGGGGGTGTTTTCAAAacagaggagagggagagagagagcgagagagagagagagaggaggagaaaggtgtcggagattttttaaaaagtaaagagagaaggggaggtgacgtgagagaggagaggaagcgTGCAGATAAcaggatttatttatttatttttttattttctaggttGGTTGGGATCAAATTACGGAAGTATTCATGGCATGAGCTTTCTTTGGATTATAAGAACtcttttagtaaattttctattttataaaaaattataaaaataataatatatcatgcatatataaaaaatattcatttaatatataatgtatcataacgtgtcgaaattttctatttttttaaaaaggacgtgtcggcgtgtcgtgtcgtatcgtgtcccgtgtcgtgtccgtgctacatagggCGCAAAACGACAGCTGGGTGGTGGTCGTGCAGATTTTTGGGGGGGGGCCTGCTCGCGcgaacagaaaaaggaaagaagaagaagaagaagaagaagaggggaggGAGGAGTGGGGTCACGTCGTGGGGGAGGGgaaagctgagagagagagagaaaaaaacgtGGGGAGGGGAAACTTGGGCAGGAAGTGGGgggagaaaagtcaaaaaaagataaaacttgGGGAAGAGGGTGATTGAGGTGGGCAATGATGTCAACTTAGCTAAAGTGGGGTGGCTGCACAAATTGGGGAGGGGAATTTCGAcggaaaaagggaagagaattGGGCCcacataacttttcaaaaattccttaATTCCCTTGTCTCAAGTGCATAAATCCCacggcaatttggtaatttaataaataGATATCGGACGGTCACTTGACTCAAATGACTGAgggtaaaaatgatattttcgcaTTTAGGGCTCGGACAAAATTAATTCGCGCTCGACGAGTCTGTGGTATtacaaatcaaagtttgactattcaaacttgactttttctaacGGACGTTTTGGAACGACCAATCATcctctcttaaatcctcaaaatccaaatttacttTCCACGCTGGAATTTATAATTTCCTCACAAATGTTGAAATTTCAGGACGTCACACGAGGTGAGCCACCGGACTCATTTTCATTTGTCCTTCGATTTCTTAACCaccatatttcaaatttttgccgTACGTAGAACTTACAATTACATGGCAAACGTCGTCGCGGCCCAAACCCGGCCTCGGAGTCGGGGGGAATAATAAATTGAAACCCTTGAGGTCGCTCAAGTGCCctgaacaaagaaacaaaacgaGAAACAAAATGTTAAAACCACTCTGTAACTGCAAGAGATGGTCTCCAAAGCAGAAGAAAGAAGACCTGCCTCAAATATCGACAAATAATCCCCCATTCACAACGATTGCGGTCGGGCAACAGCTCGCAACGGATGACATGGCCACATTTTAAATCCATAGTTGAGGTGTCAGCCAAACACTCCAACAACCCGCAATCGCAAATCCACAACCTCTTTAAAGATTCCAAGTGGTTTAGACCTTCCAGGCCTCTTAGCTTCGGACAATTTGTTACTTGGAGCTGCTCTAGCTTTCTCAGTTTCGATAGATCGGACATCCATTCAATCGAACTACAACTGTTGACATTGAGGGAGGAAAGGGACCCCAATTCCTCAAGGCCGTGAATCGCGACTTGCAGCTTGCATTCCCTCGGAATTACCTGTTGCAGATTCTTCATATGCGACGGATCAAGTATTTCCGGGAGGAAGTCACACTTATCCAAAGTTAAAGATGTCATTCTTTTCATTTCCGACTGAAACAGTGCGTCCAGTCTTCCAAACGAGCATCCCCACATGTAAAGTTTCTCCAACTCCGGAACAAATATACTAGAGAATTCCGGCATTGAACAGCTACGGAATTCCAAGGTTGACAATTTtaccaaattggaaaaatctaGCGGTTGTGCGATCGCCACATTTACAAGTTTTAACTCTCTTAAACTAGACGGGAGCTGGGGGAGGAATCGCACATTTGGGGAGCCCAATGTCGGTGTTTTCAGCTGAGATGGGGTACCGATGCTAGTAGGAAGAGGACTGAAACTCTCCAGCTCCCATGTCGGACAAGTCAAACTAGGGGGAAGCTCCGGCAACCGTTTAATATAAGATCCGGCTAGCTTGAGTTCTTGGAGATTAGAGAGGCGATTCACCGCCGTGGGTAATCTAGATATTTTGGTCCATGACAAGTCTAGGATTCTCAAACAAGACAATCTCTCAATTTCTTCGGGTATTTCGCCGGTCAAGTTCTTACATCCTCCGGCGTCTAAAAGTACAAGCTTATCCAACTGCCAGATTGCACTTGGTAATTTTGTTATCCCCCGTGAGCTGCTGATCCCGAGTATTGTCGGTTGCTTCAGATTGCCGATTGAATCGGGTAGATGACTAATACCTGTCATTAACAAATCCAACTCGATCAATGATTGTAACTTCCCAATCGAGTTCGGAAGTTCCTTTATCTCCCCACAACAACATAATATCAACCTCTCCAAAGACACCAGCGTGGATAAATCCGGTGTTCTCGTTAATCGGTGGCAGTGGCTGAGATTTAGTACTTTTAATTTACTTGCCACCTGCAAAACAATTTCATAAAACATTTATTGATAAACGACCTACAATAAATAATGTAAAGAAATGATTTACGAATACAAGGAGTGGGACTCATATCTTACTCTGATCCAGTCAATCCTTTCCTCCGAAATATCGCTGCATGAAAGGTCGAGAACGGCTAAATTAGTCGGATGAAAGTTTTTCGCCTCAAACTCAAGAGAGAAATCACGGCAAGAAAGCCATGTCAAACTGGGGAAAAGACGATTGAAGTCTCCAGCAAGGGACACACTTTCTCCGTGAAAGAACCTCAGCTTCTGTAGATTAGCAACCTCGTCACCCGTTAGAATGCCTTCACGATGTCCAAGTGACAGTGCTTTAATTTTGGTACTCCCCTGACGATGGAAACACCAAGAAGTCCACAAAGTGAAGGTCAAAATAAAACAAGTACAAGAATAGTCTACAACAATCCccaggaaaataaattattactcCCTTTTTATACCTCTTTACCCTTTAGAATGCTCCAAGTTTCTTCAGGATTCCATACTCTGCTGCGTTCACTGGGATCTTCGCAATTCTCTTGACGAACGATTTCTCTTCCAAGGTCCCGtacttggtcatgcatccaaaaagtTTCGTCGtctttgatttttatcaagGACTTGAGACAGAGGACCTTAATGGTAATGTGTGGGTGGTATCCACAGGCATCCCACATGTAGAAAGGGTATGTCTTATCAtcttcaataaaaaaacaagctatatcCAAAAATACTTGCTTTTGCTTATAATCCAACTTATCGTAAGATATCATCAATTTACTTTGGACTTCATTGGGAGGAGCATCTTTTAGCTTCTTCAATGTGGCTTCCCAGAATTCTTTCGACTCATTGTTAAGGGATGAACCCGTAACTTCAAGGGCTAAAGGAAGCCTTCCCAAAGTGGAGACAATCTCATTTGAAAGGGAGAAAAATTGATCTCGAGGAGAGTCTCTTCTAAAGGCATGCTTACTGAAAAGCTTAAGAGCGTCATCGAACTCCATTTCACGTACTTCGTAAGAAGTaacttttgaaaacttttcTACGGGGCATTCACTGCTTGCTTCTCCCTCAATCCTTAGGACACTTTGATCTCTAGTAGTTGTGATAATCCTACTTCCCATACCGAACCAATCGCCTTTTTCTGCTAGACTTTTGAGTTGCTCTTTCCCATCCACGTCATCCAGAACAATGAGAACTTTTTTACTGCCAAGAACTCTCTTGATCATGTTGATCCCCTCATCCACGTCATGAATTCGCTCAACGAAAGAACGAGAATCAAGAAACTCGGATAGCAATTGTTTCTGCAAATATACCATACCATGGCGTTGTGACGACTCTCGGACATCTGAAAGAAAATTGCAGTCTCTGAAGTAAGAAGACAGCCGGTTGAAGACGCACTTGGCAAGTGTTGTTTTGCCAATCCCGCCCATTCCGTGGATTACGAGAAATTGTACGCTGTCAGATCCCACATCCAACATTTTGATAAGAGCTTCTACACGATCATCAACTCTAACTAGATTTCCAGTCACAATCTTTTTATTTCCGGCGTTCAGCTTATCCAACACAGTTCCAATTACAGATTTTATCAAATCCGCTTGGCTGCAACAAAGTAACTACCATGTTAAGAATGTATTTTATATTGCAAAACTACTCCCCAGGAGACTCAATTGCCCATACAGTTTGCAGAGATTACACGAAATAATCTAGCCGTTTAATAAGTAACCGTTTCATTCTAATGTTCCTTGAATGGAGAGGATAGGAAATCTACAGAAGACAATAGAAAAGTTTAAGACATTTACCCTTCATCTCTTTTCCAGTTCCATCCCTTGACCTTGTCCACCTCAATAAGAGCCTTTTTCCATGATTCTACTTCAGTGCAAAACTTCTTCTGGTGCTTCGAAAGTGCTTTGCTGTATAAGTTTGTTTTGAGTTTGACATCGTCAGGCTCCACATCCAGGAAAATCGGCAAGATCTCTTTATTCCCGTTCGATTTGGAGGCGCACTCAACCATGTGCGCGAGCTCTCGAAGGCACCAGTGACTCCAAGCATAATTCTTGGAGAAGACGGGGATGTAGATCTTGGAGTTCTCGATTGCTCGTAGAAGTTCATCGCCGATCCTTTTACCGACGTGGAGGGATTCACTGTCTCTAAAGACGAGGATCCCGGCATCATCCATGCCATGGTAAAGAAAATCGGTGAATTCATGGCGGGTGTCCGCTCCTCGAAAACTTAGAAAAACCTCATAGGAAGGTCCTGACGATGCCCTCGAATTCGTCTCTTTCGCCAGCGTACTACGCTTCTTCGAGGTCGGGCGGAGACGGATGCAGAGGTATATGAGGAGAGCGATGGAGAGCGCGGAGAGGCTGAGGATTCCAATGAGGACGCAGAGCTTGAGGCTGGGGAAGGGAGTGTTGGAGCTGAGCCCGTGAGGTAGAAAGCCGTCGAGAGGTTGGCGTTCGCCGGAAACTGCCATGTTTCCGGTGGAGCGAAGAGCGACTGCGTCGAAAAGGCTTAAGGGAGTACGTGAATGGGTGAGAATTGAAGAATGAGGGAGCTCTGTTCAGGGAGAGCGAAAGGATCTTCTATGTCGTTGTTGATCTTAAATTCCAAATTAAGAATTTAAAAAGAAGGTAATGAGAGGAGGTCATGAATACTCAAAGTTGCAAGGGAAAGCAAGTCAAAAGTCTTCCACCATCTCGCTTgcttagcttttctttttcttttttcttttttctttttaaatccaGTCTTGCAATGCAAAATATTGTATGAGATTAAATTGTAAGTGAtgcgacaaaaaagaaaaaccaatcaCAATATATTATCGAAACTTCTGTTTTAGAGCAGGATTCAATATCGGACTTGAACAGTTTCTctcaattattttaagaaaGCTTGACAATGTTATTTGAATTAGGTATACATCAAACTCGTCACTGAATAGTAAATATCTACTTAAAATCCTAGCTATGCTCCTTTCCTATCATGGTTTTGTTAGTACATA
The genomic region above belongs to Rhodamnia argentea isolate NSW1041297 chromosome 6, ASM2092103v1, whole genome shotgun sequence and contains:
- the LOC125315506 gene encoding disease resistance protein L6-like, whose amino-acid sequence is MAVSGERQPLDGFLPHGLSSNTPFPSLKLCVLIGILSLSALSIALLIYLCIRLRPTSKKRSTLAKETNSRASSGPSYEVFLSFRGADTRHEFTDFLYHGMDDAGILVFRDSESLHVGKRIGDELLRAIENSKIYIPVFSKNYAWSHWCLRELAHMVECASKSNGNKEILPIFLDVEPDDVKLKTNLYSKALSKHQKKFCTEVESWKKALIEVDKVKGWNWKRDEGQADLIKSVIGTVLDKLNAGNKKIVTGNLVRVDDRVEALIKMLDVGSDSVQFLVIHGMGGIGKTTLAKCVFNRLSSYFRDCNFLSDVRESSQRHGMVYLQKQLLSEFLDSRSFVERIHDVDEGINMIKRVLGSKKVLIVLDDVDGKEQLKSLAEKGDWFGMGSRIITTTRDQSVLRIEGEASSECPVEKFSKVTSYEVREMEFDDALKLFSKHAFRRDSPRDQFFSLSNEIVSTLGRLPLALEVTGSSLNNESKEFWEATLKKLKDAPPNEVQSKLMISYDKLDYKQKQVFLDIACFFIEDDKTYPFYMWDACGYHPHITIKVLCLKSLIKIKDDETFWMHDQVRDLGREIVRQENCEDPSERSRVWNPEETWSILKGKEGSTKIKALSLGHREGILTGDEVANLQKLRFFHGESVSLAGDFNRLFPSLTWLSCRDFSLEFEAKNFHPTNLAVLDLSCSDISEERIDWIRVASKLKVLNLSHCHRLTRTPDLSTLVSLERLILCCCGEIKELPNSIGKLQSLIELDLLMTGISHLPDSIGNLKQPTILGISSSRGITKLPSAIWQLDKLVLLDAGGCKNLTGEIPEEIERLSCLRILDLSWTKISRLPTAVNRLSNLQELKLAGSYIKRLPELPPSLTCPTWELESFSPLPTSIGTPSQLKTPTLGSPNVRFLPQLPSSLRELKLVNVAIAQPLDFSNLVKLSTLEFRSCSMPEFSSIFVPELEKLYMWGCSFGRLDALFQSEMKRMTSLTLDKCDFLPEILDPSHMKNLQQVIPRECKLQVAIHGLEELGSLSSLNVNSCSSIEWMSDLSKLRKLEQLQVTNCPKLRGLEGLNHLESLKRLWICDCGLLECLADTSTMDLKCGHVIRCELLPDRNRCEWGIICRYLRQGT